The genomic window GGAGCTGGCCAAGGAGCTCAACCTCAGCCCAGAGGAGATTTTCAACCTTCTCGATATCAACCAGGACGGACAGTTGCAGCTCCACGAGGTGTATGTCTTGTGTTTATGCATTGTCAGGACACACTGAAGTGTCATAGTTTGAGAGTACAGAGTAGATGAACTCATCCTGACCTCTTTAACAGATACTGACTCATTCCCGCGTGAGGGACGGCATTTGGCTGACTCCGGAGAATCTGAGAGAAATCTATGCTGGACTCAAAGCTGACAAGGATAATAATGGTTAGAAATCATCTTCATTCATTACTTTGGGTTCAAACCAGGActattcactttttatttttacttgtcaTATAAAATGGTTAATAATTCACATAAAATCTAAATCATAAGCTTTATGTTTAAGCCttaaacacagagcattttggctgcagCAAAATAGAGTGTCCTATAGATTGTGCtgtatcctttacagcacaatCTGAGTTCAATTTTGaccaactctataaacacacctgagtggctcctacacaattattgctactttatatcactactaaatgAGCACTAAAGGTTAATTTGTGGCTATATTTTTATACACACTTGTGGAAAATGTTCACTCAAGTGTAGTGTCAAATATTTATATAGACTTCActggtgtttttgtgaaaatacaACCGTGACCATTAAAATAGTTCACTATTTTCAGCATCCATTAATAAAATCTTTAGTTTTGAACACACTGATTTAACCTCCAGTCATACACATCCATAATGTTGTAGGAATtggtttgacattttaattttataaagAATAAGCATTCATATGTTAATTTGTGTATACTAACGTTACTATATTTTCTTACACTGAccctaatgaaaataatctaaCATAGTTTTAAATTCAGCCATTAATATAGATGATCATCGTTACTCAAAGCTGTATCGAGGGCGTCAGCGTTGTGTTTACtttcttgtttgtttacactgggCAGGGTTGCTAAGTCTGGACGAGTTCAGGCTGCTGAGCAACGACGCCTTTCAGCGCTTCCTGCTGCAGCGAGGGGTGAAAAGGAGTCAGCTGGTGAGGAACAGCAGACACACGTGGCTCTACCAGGGAAAAGGAGCACACCAGGTCCTCCAGGACATCAAGACGAGGTTAGGAAGATACACTACTACCCCGCATTCATcgtgttgttttatgtcaatgccttttgtctctttttttctttttgccttgttatgacttaaaggaatacttcactgatttgcatttagctttgtattactagagtaggggtagtatttttgaaaaattgtgcttcccaacctcagtttcccgtgagttgagaaatatcttcatttttttctttgttacgtgcccaccagccACCTGTTCCTGTTACTCTAAGTGTAAGCAAAGagggcggacactgtttacattcccCGCCCCCCTAccagtgggtctaaaaagtgcagaattagtgttgcagtttcaagcctcggaccaaggctcgGACCACGTGTCACtagaagatatttctcgactcaaaGAAAACTGAGATTGGGAAGCAAAGcaagcatttttcaaaaatactacccctattctagtaatacaaagctaaatgcaaatcggtgtaTTCCTTTAAATTGGTATGAATTGGAGATGTGCTTCTCACGAATAAAAAGAGAATGATTTAGAAATATAATTACCCTTATAATATTTCCTTTATCAAATCTTCTCCTTTACCTCTAACAAAGAGTGACTCGCCTCACCCGGCTCCCTCCCACATTAGTCGACCTCAGCGAACCGCTCCAGGTGGTTCGCTATGAGCAGGGAGGACATTACCACGCCCACCACGACAGCGGCCCCGTGTATCCCGAAAccgcgtgcacacacactcgaCTCGCGGCCAACACCTCCACTCCCTTTGAGACATCTTGCAGGTGAGACTGCTCAGGTGTTGACTGGATAACTGTCAATAACTGAATCCATATGTCCAGTGTGGCACTAAACTGTGCATCGACACTCCATTGTGACAGCTGGCATGTTAGTGTGTGGGACGTCGAAGATGTGTGTCACTTATTTGTGGAGTGTTTCTAtgtatgtttgaatgtgtgtgtgtgtgtttgtttacaccatACGTGTGTGTCAATTTAAATCTGTGCTGCATACTTAGGTACATCACAGTTCTCTTCTACCTGAACTCTGTTGAGGGGGGCGGGGAGACCGCATTCCCTGTGGCAGACAACAGGACCTATGATGAAGTGGTGCGTAATAGTGTATGGGTCTGGAAATGTGTTCGGAgagcactgtaaaaaaaaaaataactaaaaaaaaactgtgtacATACTGTGCATGTCTTTCATATCTGTGTTAGCTCCGGTGttctgtcagagtgtgtgtgtgcgtgggccTGACGTTTAAAAGGTTTGGGTTtgattgtgtcttttttttttagtgtctcATACAGAATGACGTGGACCTTTTGGACACCAGGAGAAATTGTGACAAGAGTAACCTGAGGGTGAAGCCCACCAAAGGGACAGCGGTTTTCTGGTACAACTACCTTTCTGACGGAAGAGGTAAGATTTTCATTatctttttaatttctaattagtttttattaatccccttagggaaagtattcctctgcattttgacccatcctagaattaggagcagtgggctgccacactgagtggcgcccggggagcattgggggttgggtaccttgccgggtggggatttgaaccggcgaccctccggttacaagtcaagtttcctttccccttggccacaggctgccaatTTCCATGTCTTTATTGTAAATGAGAACATATTGTTAGTTATCTTACTCATATTTAAAACTGGAATGGGCAGTTCAATGTATAAAATGATGCCAAATATATAGACGAGCACAGAGAGGAGCCGTACAGCCGCCGTGTGCACCTGTGTTCTCTGTGGAGGAAGAGGCCTGTATTAGATGTTATTATTACCcttagaacacggagcatttcagctgctttgtgttaaaacatacagtatatacagaggctataagaatgtgcaatatagagtgtcttatatcctttccagcacaacctaggcaatctgataaacaaaaaaatgtcattttcaccaactatataaacacacctgagcaaaaagtactcaaaatgtttaaaattgtattgaattttacgaaatttggaaaaacgtcacagttcaaagttcacttgtcttgtttttatgaacaaaaagaaaagaaaaacacatctattttgtgacttctgcacaattattgctactttatatcacaactaaaaatgcggtataaaatgaatcataactttgactcaacaacgtatgagaagatgaaataaacgcatttttaaagcctgaatatgtgacctataaacacacacccccaggatgtccatataaggagttgtatattattcccatggcaaattaccatgggcgcacctgcggcacagatccatgcttagtgagcactaagggttaatattaCGTACAAAGTGCTGttatgtgtgattgtgtgagcctgtgataaaaatgcaaatttaacctaatttaatttaagtgtctcttttttcctcttcaataGGTTGGGTGGGGGAGCAGGATGAATATGCGTTGCACGGAGGCTGTGTGGTCACTCACGGCACAAAGTGGGTCGCCAATAAATGGATCAACATTGATCCGGACTATGCTCGACAAGCTCGCTATCAGCAGCTGGTGTCACGGCagccagaggaggagggggaggaggatgaggaggagatagaggatgaagaggatgaaagtCTGACTTTGAACACTGACATGCAGAGTTCCGACATCCATCAAGACTTGTAGCTGattaaatttgtatttaaaaaagaagaagaagtctacCCTCAATCCTTTGCACAATGTTTTTGGTAACTCCCTCTGTGACCAGTATGTAGACAAGACTTATTCAGGGAATTGATTCACAGTGGGTTTATGCAACTGTAAAGAGATgcttttggtaaaaaaaatgttgcttggATATTGTTATGCCGATCTTGTTTTCCATCAACTTCAATTTCCCGTCATAGGAATGTTGCACtagaaacaaaacagacaccCTTTTGCACGCGTTAGCTTCACAGGTTTTGCCGTTGCCGTGGACGAGATTTGCACTTGAAAACTTGAAATGGCTCCTCGAAACATTTCAATGTCCTACCTTGTTATTGAGATGACCAAATAGGCTCGTTACATTGTCAGTTTGATGCATGTTGCCTTGTCTCAGATTCCACTAagattaaaatacacatttgtttggattggttttggggttgtttttttaattattagaaTGCACTGTAACTCTCTTACACAGAATAAAGTTCAATTCCAATAATATGTCACACTTGTCAGAAGATGAAATGTATAAATATCAGTATATTTGAAGCATTTATGTATTTACAAGTTTTGTGATCCTGTTGTCCAGCGGAGTCCTTACAGTTTTGTACTGCTGTGCATGTCCTGAAATCAGACCAgtttttacatcatcatttaGTTAAACTGACACAATCTGTCATCTGGATGTTAACTCAGTGTAATGTCATTGTGCTGACAAGGATGAGACAGTTGACACTTTGTCTGTCATGATTTACTTGACACCTGAAAATCAACACTCACCACTGATGGCTCAAATGTGGGAAATGATGTTGCTCCACGGTGGTCCTGACAGTAGAGCACGGCGTCGTGAACGGAGGCAAAGAGGTGTCTCTTTGTTATTGACTCGGAGAAGAAGTTGCCGAGCTCTAACTGCTCCACAACAGAGgctggagagggagaaagtTTGACACTGTGAGACGCCACAAAGACGATTATGGCCTGAATGGAGTCATTAAGTGTTCGCCTTCGTACCTTGACAGCCAGAAATGTAGATATCCACATCAATTTCACTGAAGTCCTGGAAAATCTGTGAGCATAACAAATACTGATTATTTATCCTCATCAACATTTCTCCTTACCTCACAGTGAACTATCAGGGTAACACACTTAATAAACACCAAATACGAATAGAAATAATAGTTTTATCCTCAGCAATTAAAAGGAATATCACAATCATGCAGACCCTATTTAACCTAGTGTCAGATAATGAGTTGTTTTTAGAAAACCTTTGCCCAAAAAAACTTCAAGCTTCAAAAGTTGCACTAATTGCTTCAATTCCCATTCAACTTTCTTTAATGAATATTTGCCCTTTTGgtacttacatttttaatagtCTTGATAGCCACCGTGTCAATGAAGTTCGCAGTGGATAAGTCAAGAACGATGGAGTGAATGTCCCAGGTCCACTTGCCCAGAGAACCAAGCGACACCCGCTCCAGGTCACGACTCAGCGTGTCCTCACTGCTGGAGCCCAGAGTGGTGGTGTCTCCGTCCTGCAGGTCAGACATCCAGCCCAAACTTGTCGAGTCTGGAGCTCCTCCTTTTAGATATTCCCATCTGCAGGGGCTGTCTGGTGCTCGGGGAGAGGTCGGGATGACAAACACTGTCccgttctctctctccgtccAGCCTTCATCTACGTTGCCTGTGACATTCTCATCCATGCGTGTGTCGCCCCAGCCGGCCTCTTCCTCCACAGAGAACACAGGTGCACACGGCGGCTGTACGGCTCCTCTCTGTGCTCGTCTCTTGTGTCAGCAAAAGAAGTAAGACTGAGTGCTTTCTCAACTTATTTTGAGACTTTTGAGAGCATAACATTTGGACAAGGAGACCACAGGGCcatgaagacaaacaacaacatacatttcCCGTGTATTACCTCTCTCTTGGCCTGCCTCTTGGCCCGTCTCTcagctcttctctctctgcgtTTCTGTTTAGCCTCCTGTCGCCTCTTATAGATGATCATTTTACCAATGTCAAGCCCACTCTGGAGACAggtaacaaagaaagaaagaaaaagataaaatattaaCCATCATACAAGACCAAAGGAACCAGAAGAATTGACAGAAAATCTatccacatttatttcaaaaggTTAATTGTTTGCCATGTAACCattaactcttagaacacagagcattttagctgcttttttccattactatgtttaaacttacagtatatacagagggtacaagaatgtgcaacatagagtgtcttatatcctttttttcaactcaacctaggcaatctgacaAAATTAattgagcaaaaagtactcaaaatatttaaaatcagattgaattagtttaaagttcacttggcttatttttatgaacaataagaaaagaaaaacactctattttgtgacttctgcacaattattgctactttgtATCACTGCAAAGAATGtgacaaaatgaatcataactttgactcaacaacacacaagaagacaaaaaaagttgtaatatgtgacgtataaacacacacttccagaacatccatataaggagttttaccatgggtgcacagttctgagcactaagggttaaaatacaAGGATCTGCTgcttatttgtcacatttcataACTGAAAGTATTTTTGGGGGTTTGGAATGTTTGTCGGATAAAACAAGGAACTTTAATTTCTACCATTTGGTTGAAATTGTCACCAGCTATAAATCAGACAGAGTGTCATTAAGAAAGAGAACAAACCTTTTGTTTCAGGGCCTCCAGGTAAAGCTCAGCATTGGCAAAGTATACTGTGGCAGAGGAGCGGAAAATAGTCACACCTGGAATTTCTCTTGCCTGAAAAACAGAGGAATAGCCTTAGCTTTTGTCGCAGTGaatttgtattcatattattattttttttatgcttttacctctctgtgtgtctcaatATCCAAGTACAGTTCTGTACCTGGAATATTTCCCAGAACAGAGTATGTTGGCCTAAGgattgagtaaaaaaaacagataaaatctTGTGATGTAGgaattatataatatttctgttcattattttgtgcttcacacacacacacacacacacaggtttgttttgCTGCCCAATTAAAGtgttatcactaaccttaacaataaccagtcaatacctaaccctaaactgtaaaataaccaCAACCCAAAGCttagaaataagaaataaggttctgtctcattaggaccaggttttggtctccatgagggctacaggtcctgacaaggtcagtgtttatgccagcaaAGGTCCTATATAGGTAACAGatccaagcacacacacacacacacacacacacagcataatTCAGATTAGGCAGTGacaaatatataatatgctGAAGTGCAGATAGGTCTTACATCTGAGTCCTGAATATAACTGTAAGCAGAGCAAAGGTAATGGAAGCTGCCAGACCCAGATCTAGATTCAGCAGCAGTGTTGACACCCATGTGACCAACCACACCACCTAGGGgacacatcacatgacccatTCTTAAAAGAACATTCTCCAGAATCAACACTATACAAATTCTGTTACAATTACgtaacattgacattttttataATCGCAAACATTCTTCTTACTCTTACCAGATCGATCTTGCTGTGCTTCCACAGTGTAATGACGTCAAAGTGCTGTTTGAACATTCCCTTTAGATTAACAAAGACAATCGCAGCAAGGACAGCCTAAAACGCATCAAACCCACGTCTTAAACTTcatcacaacacagacacgtaCAAATGTTGTGTATCATTGTACAGTAATGATGAAATGTGAGGCAGCAGAACCTTTGGCAGCTCCTGGAACAGTGGTCCAAGTTTCAGTATGGTTACCAGCACAATTAGAGCTGAGGCCAATCCAGCCATCTGCAAGAGCAGCATAAAGTTAACTAATCGAATCAAAAGCAATCAATGTGGATTAGTGTTTGGGAATAGTTtgagtaaataacacacatttataaaaatgtatcgGTAGTATATAACTACTAAAGGTGGGGTAAGTGATCGCAACCAGCAGCCACAAACGTAACAGATAACTGGTATAAATGGATGTTTATATTGTTTACTAGGATGACAGTAACTTTGGCTTGTGACGATGTTTTTCTAAAAGCTCAAAAACACTTGACACTGGACGCTGTCCTGATTTGATCTAGTTTTATCTGTCTTTTACTGTAGCATTAATTGTATCCAGGAAACTGTGAGGTGTGGACACAGGCTGATTGGCAGAAGCGGGCATGTAATCAGTCAGTTGTTTGGActataacaaatgttattttaaatttgtttcatacttttcatttttcaaatttaacatctGGTGTCTATTTACAActatagtgtttttttctcaataaaatgtattgttttacttcattaaattgttaatacactattttaacatgcagtaaattgtaaataacagtcagaaattgaaagttattctggaaaaatgggcaaaagcacttactcacaggacattttctggattaaaataagcaaaaaacagtccagacggacattttgaggcttaggtgttcaAGGGTTAATCAGCATTgtatttgaatgtaacagactttcattcatttgtaaaagTACAAACCACAGCTTTAACTATCTCTGTCCTTAATTTTGTTTCGTTGTAGTCCTGTGACTTCGGTAAATTCACTCACCTGTGTTTTCCCTCCCGTGGTCTCCTGGATGAGACTTCGAGACATTGAGGAGCAGACAGAGAAGCACTGAAAAAAACCTCCCACTGCATTACTGAGACCGAGCGCAATCAACTCCTGCGTGTTGACACAGAAACATAATAATTAGcagaataaaacagagaaagaaatgcaAAATACGAAATTGGTTGGTGACATTTAAGAGAATTCAGGTTTTGACTCACCTGGTTACTATCCACCTTGTATCCGTGTTTCAGCGCAAACGTTTTTCCAAGTGAGATAGATATGGCATATCCAACAATGGCCAATGCAAAAGCATCACCCATGACTTCTCCCACAATGCTCACATCTGGTACACTGGGGGGA from Solea senegalensis isolate Sse05_10M linkage group LG4, IFAPA_SoseM_1, whole genome shotgun sequence includes these protein-coding regions:
- the slc26a6l gene encoding solute carrier family 26 member 6, like — translated: MDSTHRFGKYRVEREVLDELRLEEVTQRKILSDTDTSLTERFKDSLRCTVPKLKRSVMSSLPVLYWLPKYSVWDYGMPDLISGISVGIMHLPQGMAYALLASLPPVFGLYSSLYPTLIYFFFGTSRHISIGTFTVLSIMVGSVTERLAPDVDFLKMNGTNVTAEVDITARDSYRVQVAAATTVLGGLIQVLLGLVKFGFVGTYLSEPLVRAYTTAAAGHAVVAQLKYIFGVSPTRFSGPLSLVYTLKDVCSLLPQTHPPTVVVSVVSMVFLIAAKELNSFFSSKLPVPIPVELVTIVAGTLVSNYACLNTNYTISVVGEIPSGLSPPSVPDVSIVGEVMGDAFALAIVGYAISISLGKTFALKHGYKVDSNQELIALGLSNAVGGFFQCFSVCSSMSRSLIQETTGGKTQMAGLASALIVLVTILKLGPLFQELPKAVLAAIVFVNLKGMFKQHFDVITLWKHSKIDLVVWLVTWVSTLLLNLDLGLAASITFALLTVIFRTQMPTYSVLGNIPGTELYLDIETHREAREIPGVTIFRSSATVYFANAELYLEALKQKSGLDIGKMIIYKRRQEAKQKRRERRAERRAKRQAKRERRAQRGAVQPPCAPVFSVEEEAGWGDTRMDENVTGNVDEGWTERENGTVFVIPTSPRAPDSPCRWEYLKGGAPDSTSLGWMSDLQDGDTTTLGSSSEDTLSRDLERVSLGSLGKWTWDIHSIVLDLSTANFIDTVAIKTIKNIFQDFSEIDVDIYISGCQASVVEQLELGNFFSESITKRHLFASVHDAVLYCQDHRGATSFPTFEPSVDMHSSTKL
- the p4htmb gene encoding transmembrane prolyl 4-hydroxylase, whose protein sequence is MTDDREPAHDEDTTTASGSAASLPLRPPCERLAGHKSSVCSRSYFVVVMVFFHVYIINVIALLFYVHYSSGQEDASPRRDAVSDNQQRAETRRPPSKAEILRDVSLKRIEGIRVGHVQTVTLVPGKVHEMRTLSLKPLLFEIPGFLSEDECRVVMQLAQLKGLMESQLMVQEGQEELAKELNLSPEEIFNLLDINQDGQLQLHEILTHSRVRDGIWLTPENLREIYAGLKADKDNNGLLSLDEFRLLSNDAFQRFLLQRGVKRSQLVRNSRHTWLYQGKGAHQVLQDIKTRVTRLTRLPPTLVDLSEPLQVVRYEQGGHYHAHHDSGPVYPETACTHTRLAANTSTPFETSCRYITVLFYLNSVEGGGETAFPVADNRTYDEVCLIQNDVDLLDTRRNCDKSNLRVKPTKGTAVFWYNYLSDGRGWVGEQDEYALHGGCVVTHGTKWVANKWINIDPDYARQARYQQLVSRQPEEEGEEDEEEIEDEEDESLTLNTDMQSSDIHQDL